A region of Paraburkholderia largidicola DNA encodes the following proteins:
- a CDS encoding dihydroorotase codes for MKIHIQGGTLIDPVAGTEQQQDVFIAAGKIVALGNAPADFNAARTIDAKGLYVAPGFVDLSARLREPGFEHKATLESEMAAALAGGVTSLVCPPDTDPVLDEPGLVEMLKFRARNLNRAHVYPLGALTVGLKGQVITEMVELTESGCIGFSQADTPVVDTQVLLRALQYANTYGYTVWLRPQDAYLAKGGVAASGPLASRLGLSGVPVSAETIALHTIFELVRVTGARVHLSHLSSAAGVELMRAAKAEGLPVTCDVTINHVHLIDIDIGYFDAQFRLDPPLRSQRDREAIRAGLLDGTIDAICSDHTPVDDDEKLLPFAEATPGATGLELLLSLTLKWADEAGVSLAKALNRITAAPAGVLKLPAGRIEVGGTADLCVFDRDGHWRVEPRALKSQGHNTPFLGYELPARVRATVVSGQVAFEQR; via the coding sequence ATGAAGATTCATATTCAAGGCGGCACGCTGATCGATCCGGTAGCGGGCACCGAACAGCAACAGGACGTATTCATCGCGGCGGGCAAGATCGTCGCGCTCGGCAACGCGCCCGCCGATTTCAACGCGGCCAGAACGATCGACGCCAAGGGCCTATACGTGGCGCCCGGTTTCGTCGATCTATCGGCGCGGTTGCGCGAGCCCGGTTTCGAGCACAAGGCGACACTCGAATCGGAGATGGCCGCGGCGCTCGCGGGGGGCGTGACGAGCCTCGTCTGTCCGCCCGATACCGATCCCGTGCTCGACGAGCCGGGCCTCGTCGAAATGCTCAAGTTCCGCGCGCGCAATCTGAATCGCGCGCATGTGTATCCGCTCGGCGCGCTGACGGTCGGGCTCAAGGGGCAGGTCATCACCGAGATGGTCGAGCTGACCGAGTCGGGCTGTATCGGCTTCTCGCAGGCCGATACGCCTGTCGTCGATACACAGGTTCTGCTGCGCGCGCTGCAATACGCGAACACCTACGGCTATACGGTATGGCTGCGTCCGCAGGACGCGTATCTCGCGAAGGGCGGCGTCGCGGCGAGCGGTCCGCTCGCGTCGCGCCTCGGTCTGTCGGGCGTGCCAGTGTCGGCGGAAACGATCGCGCTGCATACGATCTTCGAACTCGTGCGTGTGACGGGCGCGCGTGTGCATCTGTCGCACCTGTCGTCGGCGGCGGGGGTCGAACTGATGCGCGCGGCGAAAGCGGAAGGCCTGCCCGTGACCTGCGACGTGACGATCAACCATGTGCATCTGATCGATATCGACATCGGCTATTTCGATGCGCAGTTCCGGCTCGATCCACCGCTGCGCTCCCAGCGCGACCGAGAGGCGATTCGCGCGGGTCTGCTGGACGGCACGATCGATGCGATCTGCTCGGACCACACGCCCGTCGATGACGACGAAAAGCTGTTGCCGTTCGCCGAGGCAACGCCGGGCGCAACGGGGCTGGAGTTGCTGCTGTCGCTGACGCTCAAGTGGGCCGACGAAGCGGGTGTGTCGCTCGCAAAGGCGCTGAACCGCATCACGGCTGCGCCCGCGGGTGTGTTGAAGCTGCCCGCTGGACGCATCGAGGTCGGCGGGACAGCCGATCTGTGCGTGTTCGACCGCGACGGCCATTGGCGCGTCGAGCCACGCGCGCTGAAGAGCCAGGGGCACAACACGCCGTTCCTCGGCTACGAGCTGCCGGCTCGCGTGCGCGCGACGGTCGTCTCGGGTCAGGTAGCGTTCGAGCAACGCTGA
- a CDS encoding NAD-dependent epimerase/dehydratase family protein, translated as MRHPSQPVIHRVLITGASGFTGAYVREELADAGYEVIGTTAGDPQAGERTLDITSLPDCRRLIGELKPEFIVHLAAISFVAHDDPLEMYNVNVIGTTNLLQACVDVGHEPRKILIASSANIYGNAEGVVDEDAPAAPVNHYAASKLAMEHLVRTWFDRLPIVVTRPFNYTGRGQSERFLVPKIVSHFVRRRPFIELGNINVARDFSDVRMVSRAYRALLEAPVAGETLNVCSGSPRTLTDIIDIVREASGHDLEIRVNPAFVRQNEVKVLVGSAKRLNRVVPDMPAIGIEDTIDWMLSLA; from the coding sequence TTGCGGCATCCGTCTCAGCCAGTCATCCACCGCGTTCTCATCACGGGAGCAAGCGGTTTCACTGGAGCCTACGTGCGCGAAGAACTCGCCGACGCCGGCTATGAGGTCATCGGCACGACGGCTGGCGATCCGCAGGCCGGCGAGCGCACGCTCGACATCACATCGCTGCCGGATTGCCGTCGCCTGATCGGCGAGTTGAAGCCCGAATTCATCGTGCATCTGGCGGCGATCAGCTTCGTCGCGCACGACGATCCGTTGGAAATGTACAACGTCAACGTGATCGGCACGACGAACCTGCTGCAGGCGTGCGTCGACGTCGGACACGAGCCGCGCAAGATCCTGATTGCGAGCAGCGCGAACATCTACGGAAACGCGGAAGGTGTCGTCGACGAAGATGCGCCGGCGGCGCCCGTCAATCACTATGCGGCGAGCAAGCTGGCGATGGAGCATCTGGTGCGGACGTGGTTCGACCGGCTGCCGATCGTTGTCACGCGGCCTTTCAACTACACGGGGCGCGGCCAGTCCGAGCGTTTCCTGGTTCCGAAAATCGTTTCCCATTTTGTGCGGCGTCGACCGTTTATCGAGTTGGGAAATATCAACGTTGCACGCGATTTTTCTGACGTCCGGATGGTGTCGCGGGCGTATCGGGCGCTGCTCGAGGCCCCTGTCGCAGGCGAAACACTCAATGTGTGCAGCGGCAGTCCGCGGACCCTCACCGATATCATCGATATCGTGCGCGAAGCTTCCGGTCACGATCTTGAAATTCGCGTAAATCCCGCCTTCGTCCGTCAAAATGAGGTCAAAGTGCTGGTTGGTTCAGCGAAAAGGCTGAATCGCGTCGTCCCCGACATGCCGGCCATCGGCATTGAAGACACCATCGACTGGATGCTTTCTCTGGCCTGA
- a CDS encoding symmetrical bis(5'-nucleosyl)-tetraphosphatase, with amino-acid sequence MTVSTSSPPLAFGDLQGCRTQFQQLLVKAAPPADAPLWFAGDLINRGGESLATLRDIIALGNRAVPVLGNHDLHLLSVSAGIRKSKKGDTIDEILAAPDAEDLLHWIRHRPLVHYENGMLLVHAGVLPQWDVDLTLELADELQRALRAPTWKETLAGLYGNEPNRWKPGLKGIDRLRLTCTALTRMRFCNVDGVMDFSSSGGVNSAPSGFMPWFDVPGRKTEDITVVFGHWAALGLTVRDNLIGLDSGCVWGEQLSAVRLAQSPAERTVTQVECEGCRAVVG; translated from the coding sequence ATGACCGTTTCCACCAGCTCCCCTCCCCTCGCTTTCGGCGATCTGCAGGGCTGCCGTACCCAGTTCCAGCAACTTCTCGTCAAGGCCGCGCCGCCCGCCGACGCGCCCCTTTGGTTCGCGGGCGACCTGATCAACCGCGGCGGCGAGTCGCTCGCTACGCTGCGCGACATCATTGCGCTCGGCAATCGGGCGGTGCCCGTGCTGGGCAATCACGATCTGCATCTGCTGTCGGTGTCGGCGGGAATCAGAAAGTCCAAGAAAGGCGACACGATCGATGAGATCCTCGCCGCACCCGACGCCGAAGATCTGCTGCACTGGATCCGCCATCGGCCGCTCGTTCATTACGAGAACGGCATGCTGCTTGTGCACGCTGGCGTGTTGCCGCAGTGGGATGTCGATCTGACGCTGGAACTCGCGGACGAACTGCAACGCGCGTTGCGCGCCCCGACCTGGAAAGAGACGCTCGCCGGCCTGTACGGCAACGAGCCGAACCGCTGGAAGCCGGGCCTCAAGGGCATCGACCGTTTGCGCCTGACGTGCACCGCGCTCACGCGGATGCGCTTTTGCAATGTCGATGGCGTGATGGACTTCTCATCGAGCGGCGGCGTCAATTCCGCACCGTCTGGCTTCATGCCGTGGTTCGACGTGCCGGGGCGCAAGACCGAAGACATTACGGTCGTGTTCGGACATTGGGCCGCGCTCGGCCTGACGGTCCGCGACAATCTGATCGGACTCGATTCGGGTTGCGTGTGGGGCGAGCAGTTGTCGGCCGTCCGCCTGGCGCAATCACCCGCCGAACGCACGGTCACACAGGTGGAATGCGAAGGCTGCCGTGCCGTCGTGGGTTGA
- a CDS encoding lysophospholipid acyltransferase family protein: MKLAFRKIRLVVHLLHGLWVVWTRFPRASAQQRLDLNRAWSLRMLQLCGMRLVVHNDGARLDEGVLVVANHISWIDIYVINAWRPTPFVSKAEIRKWPVVGWLAQQLGTVFIQREKRSDAKRIMHELAERLNAGELMCVFPEGTTSDGVQLLPFHANMFQAAVSASRPVQPVCMMYEDAQGRQSTAPAYIGDLSLGESLDALLRAGPLTAHVYVGAPLAPGADRRLLAAEAQASVGAALAALQDPEARRSGQIADRTQQFIDADAANNPQEPLADPDVDMTRHA; this comes from the coding sequence ATGAAGCTCGCGTTTCGCAAGATTCGACTGGTCGTGCATCTGCTTCACGGTTTGTGGGTCGTCTGGACGCGTTTTCCGCGCGCGAGCGCGCAGCAGCGTCTGGATTTGAACCGTGCGTGGTCGCTGCGCATGCTGCAGTTGTGCGGCATGCGACTAGTCGTGCATAACGACGGCGCGCGGCTCGACGAAGGCGTGCTGGTCGTGGCGAACCACATTTCGTGGATCGATATTTACGTGATCAACGCGTGGCGTCCGACGCCGTTCGTGTCTAAGGCGGAGATCCGCAAGTGGCCGGTGGTCGGCTGGCTCGCGCAGCAGTTGGGTACCGTGTTCATTCAGCGCGAGAAGCGTAGCGACGCAAAACGCATCATGCATGAACTCGCCGAGCGGCTGAACGCGGGCGAACTGATGTGCGTATTTCCGGAAGGCACGACGTCCGACGGCGTTCAGTTGCTGCCGTTCCACGCGAACATGTTTCAGGCGGCGGTGTCGGCGTCGCGGCCGGTGCAGCCCGTGTGCATGATGTACGAGGATGCGCAGGGCAGGCAGTCGACGGCGCCGGCGTATATCGGCGACCTGTCGCTCGGCGAGTCGCTCGATGCGCTGTTGCGCGCCGGTCCGCTGACGGCGCATGTGTATGTCGGCGCGCCGCTTGCGCCGGGGGCTGATCGGCGTTTGCTGGCGGCGGAGGCCCAGGCTTCCGTTGGTGCTGCGCTCGCTGCGCTACAGGACCCCGAGGCGCGACGCTCCGGGCAGATCGCGGACCGGACGCAGCAGTTCATCGATGCCGACGCGGCTAACAATCCGCAAGAACCGCTGGCGGATCCAGACGTCGATATGACGCGCCACGCATAG